The proteins below come from a single Sporomusaceae bacterium FL31 genomic window:
- the yxbG gene encoding putative oxidoreductase YxbG produces the protein MTKTCLVTGGAQGIGAAIARAFASRGYDIIIIDIDQQACQETSEAIGAAGGRAGYYVIDIKNEQSVAGVMADLAKQAITIDILINNAGISQATPLEAPMQEWDKVMNTNLRGAYLMVKYGLDLLKAGSSIINIASTRAIMSEADWHAYAAAKGGLVALTHSLAISLGESGIRVNAISPGWIEVSEWQKSSNRHAADLRPCDMKQHPVGRVGKPEDIAAACLFLASEEAGFITGTNLVVDGGMTVKMIYEK, from the coding sequence GTGACTAAAACGTGTTTGGTAACAGGGGGTGCCCAAGGGATTGGTGCGGCAATAGCCAGGGCATTTGCCAGCCGGGGCTATGATATTATTATCATCGATATTGATCAGCAGGCTTGCCAGGAAACTAGCGAGGCTATTGGTGCCGCAGGAGGACGCGCTGGTTATTATGTAATTGATATAAAAAACGAGCAGTCGGTTGCCGGCGTAATGGCTGATCTTGCCAAGCAAGCTATCACAATCGACATATTGATCAATAATGCTGGAATTTCACAGGCAACTCCACTGGAGGCGCCCATGCAGGAATGGGATAAGGTCATGAATACAAACCTGCGCGGAGCTTACTTGATGGTCAAGTATGGGCTAGACTTGCTTAAAGCAGGCAGCAGTATTATCAATATCGCTTCGACTCGTGCGATCATGTCAGAAGCTGATTGGCATGCTTATGCTGCAGCGAAGGGCGGGCTTGTTGCACTGACACATTCGCTAGCAATCAGCTTAGGGGAAAGCGGAATTCGGGTCAATGCAATTAGTCCTGGCTGGATTGAAGTTTCAGAGTGGCAGAAAAGCAGTAACCGTCATGCAGCTGACTTACGTCCTTGTGATATGAAACAGCATCCTGTAGGGCGAGTGGGTAAACCGGAAGATATCGCGGCAGCTTGTCTATTTTTAGCGTCAGAAGAAGCTGGGTTTATTACGGGTACTAATTTGGTTGTCGATGGCGGCATGACTGTCAAAATGATTTATGAAAAATAA
- a CDS encoding permease has protein sequence MIVLDVLGIVGTIAFALAGALTGIQKKLDVFGVLMLAITTAAGGGILRDLLIGNTPPVAFRDPTFVMISIVSAIAACLVYRQITRFNHVIQFCDAIGLGAFTAAGANMAIQYDINTPFIMIVLGVTTGVGGGVIRDLFVQEIPFVFRKEIYAVASIVGAACLYYTQSILPDTAPAYLCFIVTSVIRILSIVYDIHLPVL, from the coding sequence ATGATTGTACTTGACGTATTAGGAATAGTCGGAACCATTGCTTTTGCACTGGCAGGAGCTTTGACCGGCATTCAAAAGAAATTGGATGTTTTTGGTGTTCTTATGTTAGCGATTACTACAGCAGCCGGGGGCGGAATATTAAGAGATCTTTTGATTGGCAATACGCCGCCAGTTGCGTTTCGTGATCCCACGTTTGTCATGATCAGCATTGTTTCAGCGATTGCAGCTTGTCTCGTATACCGCCAAATTACTCGATTTAATCATGTTATTCAATTTTGTGATGCCATTGGGCTTGGCGCATTTACAGCCGCAGGAGCCAATATGGCTATTCAGTATGATATCAATACTCCGTTCATCATGATCGTTCTTGGAGTTACTACTGGCGTAGGCGGCGGGGTAATTAGAGATCTTTTTGTGCAGGAAATTCCGTTTGTTTTTCGAAAAGAGATTTATGCTGTAGCCTCCATTGTTGGTGCTGCCTGTCTTTATTATACACAGTCCATCTTGCCTGATACTGCCCCGGCTTATTTATGCTTTATTGTAACCTCTGTGATTCGAATATTAAGTATTGTTTATGACATCCATCTGCCTGTCCTCTAA
- the sodC gene encoding hypothetical protein has protein sequence MNDPRRYQTDPEHNKCLCWKCKSLDQCWPDTGLPTRTAVARIKGGPLAPRIRGIVTFRDIPGGTEVSVDVCGLPPYRPAQGNRQPVGPHGFHLHENCSCEVGDPEDPFTAAGSHWNPTNQPHGNHAGDFPVLFSNHGRATMTFFTDKFQVADIIDKTVIIHENPDDYRTQPSGNSGKRLACGIIRWARHLSD, from the coding sequence ATGAATGACCCTAGGCGTTATCAGACAGATCCAGAACACAATAAATGTTTGTGCTGGAAATGCAAATCGCTTGATCAATGTTGGCCTGATACCGGTCTGCCAACAAGGACTGCCGTGGCGAGAATAAAAGGCGGCCCGCTTGCTCCACGGATTAGAGGCATTGTAACTTTCCGGGATATTCCGGGCGGCACAGAAGTGTCGGTCGATGTCTGCGGACTGCCGCCTTATCGTCCGGCTCAAGGCAACCGGCAGCCAGTAGGACCTCACGGCTTTCATCTGCACGAAAATTGCAGCTGTGAAGTTGGTGATCCGGAAGATCCGTTCACTGCTGCCGGCAGTCACTGGAATCCAACCAATCAACCTCACGGCAATCATGCCGGTGATTTTCCAGTCTTATTCTCAAACCATGGCCGGGCCACAATGACCTTTTTTACCGATAAATTCCAAGTAGCTGATATTATTGACAAAACAGTCATCATTCATGAAAATCCTGACGACTATCGCACTCAGCCTTCTGGTAACTCTGGCAAACGCCTGGCCTGTGGTATCATTCGTTGGGCTCGTCATTTGTCAGACTAA
- a CDS encoding transketolase, translating to MKDDHSIVQWQDAVHRAAKGIRRRVLEHTVNSNGGYLSQACSSAEIFAALYLKMMKLGPVDAPIIPPRFPGVPGPNNPNSFTGAAFNGPQAPHLDRFILSPAQYALVLYAALEEFGRMAPEGLLQFNQDGGTVEMIGAEHSPGMEVMTGSLGQGLSQAAGIAMARKLRDDSGKVWVFMSDGEFQSGQNWEAIQSMAYHQLDNMWLIVDVNGQQCDGEICSVMTIEPFDKRLEAFGARVFRVNGHDIEAMAAIAELEADGRPSVILADTNPCQGLDLLKARVPKLHYVRFASSDERLQYQKAIEIFNQ from the coding sequence ATGAAAGATGATCATAGTATAGTGCAGTGGCAGGATGCAGTACATCGTGCTGCAAAGGGGATTCGGCGAAGAGTCTTGGAGCATACCGTGAACAGCAACGGCGGCTATTTAAGTCAAGCTTGCTCGTCAGCAGAAATTTTCGCGGCTTTGTATCTTAAAATGATGAAGCTGGGGCCAGTTGATGCTCCGATCATTCCGCCGCGGTTTCCTGGTGTTCCAGGTCCCAATAATCCCAATAGTTTTACTGGTGCAGCCTTCAACGGTCCTCAAGCGCCACATCTCGATAGATTTATTCTGTCTCCGGCTCAGTATGCGCTGGTGCTTTATGCCGCTCTTGAAGAATTTGGAAGAATGGCCCCAGAAGGGCTGCTGCAGTTTAACCAGGATGGCGGCACGGTTGAAATGATTGGTGCCGAGCATTCACCAGGCATGGAGGTTATGACAGGTTCATTAGGACAGGGGTTAAGTCAGGCTGCCGGGATCGCTATGGCCCGCAAGCTGCGGGACGATAGTGGAAAGGTGTGGGTCTTTATGTCTGATGGAGAATTTCAATCCGGTCAGAACTGGGAAGCGATCCAGTCAATGGCCTATCATCAGCTTGATAATATGTGGCTCATTGTTGATGTGAATGGTCAACAGTGTGATGGTGAAATTTGCTCGGTTATGACTATTGAACCGTTTGATAAACGCTTGGAGGCTTTTGGCGCTCGGGTATTTCGGGTAAATGGTCATGATATTGAGGCAATGGCTGCTATTGCCGAGCTTGAAGCTGATGGCAGACCCTCTGTCATTTTGGCAGACACTAATCCCTGCCAAGGGCTGGACCTGCTCAAAGCACGAGTTCCTAAGCTGCATTATGTGCGTTTTGCATCAAGTGACGAGCGGCTGCAATATCAAAAAGCTATTGAAATATTTAATCAATAA